The Fusarium musae strain F31 chromosome 10, whole genome shotgun sequence genome window below encodes:
- a CDS encoding hypothetical protein (EggNog:ENOG41~MEROPS:MER0000320) — translation MAFITDKTLPVKAKEQCDAFLAKLSQDEPKKKTGLEQLTTGSALPEPDDYPRHVSKNLFETLQQHAFCHHVEMAQQKSWLSKSKMAKPHHHNLAHPIRLHLDAKPHIQSKHAQFEVVISSDNMAYWQHLWLGIPMQTKGRRGGVKFANVSSDEEEDGKISGLKRINSDYFCQVLKHQLFAKINLNFVKGIGLVSLPPPAPLERFLCPGQGLPLSLVIQSYKLTDKDKILLAHAIAHSFWQFYESDLMRNCWTSDDIWFMHEMDHQHLPKDQLALRVYMPLDFEHQQRNSEDEDKSMLTHPFPHILGLGLILLQVGLSRLFKSMTHLPFISRLNRDHGAARQLLGELEKANWARSTHRDIFARAVANCLDPRTFTVSTPKAKTTKSPIKDALVIGADEDGIRRKVYTKIVEPLSKLVNIAFKTDAKYVSYLAKCKEVATHNKLHSQVASFHTGKTIVPEEWLDNLKHISMHIMDLRDEKPDHEFHPVKIAVLDTGCDAELPFYKISRRKKSIKAWKDFTIDEGDGTGKSDCMEDLYGHGSLMIRLIMEAAPLAHIYVARVAKNTDELEYSSDQIAHAIRWAGLEVDADIISMSFGFPHDDDTISAAIEDVERSRNIIFLASAGYLQCKQPTNN, via the exons ATGGCCTTTATCACCGACAAGACCCTCCCGGTCAAAGCTAAGGAGCAGTGCGACGCGTTCTTGGCCAAACTAAGCCAAGATGAgccaaagaaaaagactgGCCTGGAGCAGCTCACAACAGGCTCGGCATTGCCTGAACCAGACGACTATCCTCGCCATGTCAGCAAGAATCTCTTCGAGACCCTTCAACAGCACGCATTTTGTCACCACGTCGAAATGGCGCAGCAAAAGTCTTGGCTGAGCAAATCCAAGATGGCaaagcctcatcatcataaCTTGGCTCATCCGATCAGACTACACCTTGATGCAAAACCACATATACAGAGCAAGCATGCACAGTTCGAGGTTGTGATTTCTTCAGATAATATGGCTTACTGGCAGCATTTATGGCTTGGTATTCCTAT GCAAACCAAAGGTCGCCGAGGTGGTGTCAAATTCGCAAATGTCTCtagtgacgaagaggaagacggcAAGATCTCTGGCCTGAAACGCATCAATTCAGACTACTTCTGCCAAGTTTTAAAACACCAGCTATTTGCCAAAATCAATCTCAACTTTGTCAAAGGTATTGGACTCGTATCACTACCACCACCTGCTCCTCTTGAGAGATTCCTATGCCCAGGCCAAGgacttcctctttctctggTCATCCAAAGCTATAAGCTCACTGACAAAGACAAGATCTTACTCGCTCATGCTATTGCACATTCATTCTGGCAGTTCTACGAATCAGACTTGATGAGGAATTGCTGGACAAGCGATGACATCTGGTTTATGCACGAAATGGATCATCAGCATTTGCCTAAAGATCAACTTGCACTGCGGGTCTATATGCCACTTGATTTCGAACATCAACAGAGAAActcagaagacgaagacaagTCAATGTTGACGCACCCGTTCCCGCATATCCTTGGTCTGGGACTTATACTCTTACAAGTTGGGCTCTCGAGACTCTTCAAGTCAATGACGCATTTACCGTTCATTTCTCGACTGAACAGAGACCATGGTGCAGCCAGACAATTACTGGGAGAGTTAGAAAAGGCTAATTGGGCGCGATCGACACACCGGGATATCTTTGCAAGAGCTGTTGCGAATTGCCTAGATCCCAGAACATTCACCGTTTCTACCCCGAAAGCCAAGACAACCAAGAGTCCCATAAAGGATGCCCTTGTTATTGGCGCGGACGAAGATGGGATAAGGCGTAAAGTCTATACCAAAATCGTCGAACCGCTATCGaagctcgtcaacatcgCTTTTAAAACCGATGCAAAATACGTATCCTACTTGGCGAAATGCAAAGAGGTCGCAACTCACAACAAACTTCACTCTCAAGTCGCCTCGTTCCATACAGGCAAAACGATCGTTCCTGAAGAATGGCTGGACAACTTGAAACACATCAGCATGCACATCATGGATCTGCGAGACGAAAAGCCGGACCATGAGTTCCACCCTGTCAAGATAGCGGTACTAGATACAGGATGCGATGCAGAGTTGCCATTTTACAAGATatcaaggaggaagaagtctATCAAAGCGTGGAAAGACTTTACAATTGATGAGGGCGACGGTACAGGTAAATCAGACTGTATGGAAGACCTCTATGGTCATGGAAGCCTGATGATCCGCTTGATCATGGAAGCTGCTCCGCTAGCTCATATTTATGTGGCTCGAGTTGCGAAAAACACTGACGAGCTCGAGTATAGCAGTGATCAAATTGCTCAT GCAATCCGATGGGCTGGACTAGAAGTGGATGCAGATATCATCTCCATGTCCTTTGGCTTTCCCCACGACGATGACACCATCTCTGCCGCTATAGAAGACGTTGAGCGAAGTCGAAATATCATATTCTTAGCGAGTGCGG GGTACCTTCAATGCAAGCAACCCACCAATAACTGA
- a CDS encoding hypothetical protein (EggNog:ENOG41) yields the protein MKSWFLAPDFTFTPDGPLQLGAVIPHPSRPNRPLHHPAFTVTKEKGVGHNTSLSGSGPAGPVPIEVGAGISGGKESSKTDSYETAPGIIFAYRLHAIRVRGSGTASSEMFSNKKTFMHGRPVPDPEPFEVVDVDAEVLKADRKEEEDAPNYEMEDLGDEEYCFLAQA from the coding sequence ATGAAGTCTTGGTTCCTCGCCCCTGACTTCACCTTCACGCCCGACGGGCCCCTCCAGCTTGGCGCTGTTATCCCTCATCCCAGTCGTCCGAACAGACCCTTGCATCACCCCGCTTTTACGGTGACGAAGGAGAAGGGCGTTGGGCATAATACCTCATTGTCAGGTTCAGGCCCGGCAGGTCCCGTGCCTATTGAAGTCGGTGCCGGTATTTCAGGTGGAAAGGAGAGTTCCAAGACCGATTCCTACGAAACTGCCCCGGGCATTATCTTCGCCTATCGTCTTCACGCCATACGTGTTCGTGGCAGCGGCACTGCAAGCTCAGAGATGTTCTCGAACAAGAAGACATTCATGCATGGCAGACCCGTGCCTGATCCTGAGCcctttgaggttgttgacgttgacgccGAGGTGTTGAAGGCTGATaggaaggaggaggaggatgcaCCAAACTATGAGAtggaagatcttggagatgaggaATACTGCTTTTTGGCGCAGGCATAG
- a CDS encoding hypothetical protein (EggNog:ENOG41) — MLAHSFLASLALAALSIASPVTRAEGSCTNPVVRKEWRELTSAEKTEYLRAAVCLRNLPKKAYEAIDEVTTRMDDLVYTHFTLNEDIHFVANFLPWHRWYVQLHEDLLRDECDFKGVQPYWDWTIDADKNDVVNSPLFDPKTGFGGDAKLTGSDVPGFKRCVVDGPFANTNLTLAMGWPDMNTPGNRLHCFTREFNGGLGKDEDGNQILGDMQASAYNSRVMDTIYSFGNYHAMSDMLEGLPHAQIHSIIFGDMGPATSPNEPLFFLHHANVDRVWAKWQGRNATRLADYTGFNDRNKWISADITDGMPVMRLADKEPVVKDYMDTRAGPLCYTYSSM, encoded by the exons ATGCTTGCCCACTCATTCCTCGCCAGCCTGGCCCTCGCAGCCCTATCCATCGCCAGCCCCGTAACCCGCGCAGAAGGCTCATGCACCAACCCCGTCGTTCGCAAAGAATGGCGCGAACTCACCAGCGCCGAAAAGACAGAATATCTCCGCGCCGCAGTCTGTCTTCGTAACCTCCCCAAAAAGGCGTACGAAGCTATAGACGAAGTCACAACACGCATGGATGATCTTGTGTACACCCATTTCACTCTTAACGAGGATATCCACTTCGTCGCGaactttcttccttggcATCGTTGGTATGTCCAGCTTCATGAGGATCTACTCCGCGATGAGTGTGATTTCAAGGGTGTGCAGCCATACTGGGACTGGACGATTGACGCTGACAAGAACGATGTTGTCAATTCTCCTCTCTTTGATCCCAAGACTGGCTTTGGCGGTGATGCAAAACTCACTGGTAGTGACGTTCCTGGCTTCAAGCGCTGTGTAGTCGATGGACCGTttgccaacaccaaccttACTTTGGCTATGGGATGGCCTGACATGAACACCCCAGGCAATCGTCTTCACTGCTTCACTCGCGAGTTTAACGGCGGTCttggcaaggatgaggatggtaaCCAGATCCTTGGTGATATGCAAGCTAGTGCCTACAACTCTCGGGTTATGGATACCATCTACAGCTTTGGCAACTACCACGCCATGTCTGACATGCTTGAGGGCTTACCTCATGCTCAGA TTcacagcatcatcttcgGTGACATGGGTCCCGCTACCTCGCCCAACgagcctctcttcttccttcaccacGCCAACGTGGACCGTGTCTGGGCTAAG TGGCAAGGTCGCAACGCCACTCGTCTGGCTGACTACACTGGCTTCAACGACCGCAACAAGTGGATCTCTGCCGACATCACCGATGGGATGCCCGTCATGCGCCTGGCTGATAAAGAGCCGGTGGTGAAAGATTATATGGATACTCGCGCTGGCCCTCTGTGCTACACCTACTCATCCATGTAA